The proteins below are encoded in one region of Rhinolophus sinicus isolate RSC01 linkage group LG07, ASM3656204v1, whole genome shotgun sequence:
- the LBX1 gene encoding transcription factor LBX1, translating into MTSKEDGKAAPGEERRRSPLDHLPPPANSNKPLTPFSIEDILNKPSVRRSYSLCGAAHLLAAADKHAPGGLPLAGRALLSQTSPLCALEELASKTFKGLEVSVLQAAEGRDGMTIFGQRQTPKKRRKSRTAFTNHQIYELEKRFLYQKYLSPADRDQIAQQLGLTNAQVITWFQNRRAKLKRDLEEMKADVESAKKLGPSGQMDIVALAELEQNSEATGGGGGGCGRAKSRPGSPALPPGAPQAPGAGPLQLSPASPLTDQPASSQDCSEDEEDEEIDVDD; encoded by the exons ATGACTTCCAAGGAGGACGGCAAGGCGGCGCCGGGGGAGGAGAGGCGGCGCAGCCCGCTGGACCACCTGCCACCGCCCGCCAACTCCAACAAGCCGCTGACGCCATTCAGTATCGAGGACATCCTCAACAAGCCGTCTGTGCGGAGAAGTTACTCGCTGTGCGGGGCGGCGCACCTGCTGGCGGCCGCGGACAAGCACGCGCCGGGCGGCTTGCCCCTGGCGGGCCGCGCGCTGCTCTCGCAGACCTCGCCGCTGTGTGCGCTTGAGGAGCTGGCCAGCAAGACCTTTAAGGGTCTGGAGGTCAGCGTCCTGCAGGCAGCCGAAG GCCGCGACGGGATGACCATCTTTGGGCAGCGACAGACCCCAAAGAAGCGGCGAAAGTCGCGCACGGCCTTCACCAACCACCAGATCTACGAGTTGGAGAAGCGCTTCCTCTACCAGAAGTACCTGTCCCCTGCTGATCGCGACCAAATCGCGCAGCAGCTGGGCCTCACCAACGCTCAGGTCATCACCTGGTTTCAGAATCGGCGCGCCAAGCTCAAGCGGGACCTGGAGGAGATGAAGGCCGACGTGGAATCCGCCAAGAAACTGGGCCCCAGCGGGCAGATGGACATCGTGGCGCTGGCCGAACTGGAGCAGAACTCGGAAGCCACGGGCGGCGGTGGTGGCGGCTGCGGCAGGGCCAAGTCGAGGCCTGGCTCTCCGGCACTCCCCCCAGGCGCCCCGCAGGCCCCGGGCGCTGGGCCCCTGCAGCTCTCCCCCGCCTCCCCGCTCACGGACCAGCCAGCCAGCAGCCAGGACTGCTCGGAGGACGAGGAAGACGAAGAGATCGACGTGGACGATTGA